The region GAGTACCGGGGGGTAGCAggttagtaacagtctctaaggtgcagggtagagtaccgggggGTAGCAggttagtaacagtctctaaggtgcagggtagagtaccgggggGTAGCAggttagtaacagtctctaaggtgcagggtagagtaccggggggtagccggctagtaacagtgactaaagttcagggcagggtgctGGGCAGAGGCTTATGTAACCATCATGTAAATGCACAGGTTTTAGCACCACTTCATGTACAAGGggaccagaggggtatactatgGTGATGTTGGAGGTAAGAAGAGGATATGAACACTGATACTGTAAAGGATTGATTGTATAAGCctaaatgattgattgattgattgattgattgattgattgattgattgattgattgattttcgacaatgaacacaacatgtaattgttGAGCGTTGTTCCTGTatgtgctgttgttgctgctgtgttCTTGCGCTGTGATTATGTatattgaggtgtgtgtgtgtctgtgtgtgtgtgtgtgtgtgtgtgtgtgtgtgtgtgtgtgtgtgtgtgtgtgtgtgtgtgtgtgtgtgtgtgtgtgtgtgtgtgagtgtgtgagtgtgtgtgtgtgtgtgcgtgtgtgtgtgtgttctgtctcaTCAAGTGTGTTGTGTATTCTGCTCTAGCCCTGTCTATGCTGATTATGTGGGGGAGAGAGTGGTGTCATGGTCATGAATATGGAGCACATTGAGATTCTCAGAGTGTAATTTGTTGTGTTCACCATCAATTCCTTCCTGTTAAGACGAGTCAGCAGTATCGTCCAACTCCCCTTCCAAGGACACCTCATATAACCACTTATACACctcatctctctgcatctctctctctctctctgcatctctctctctctgcatatctctctctttctgcatctctctctgcctctttctctctctctctgcctctctgtctctgcatctctctctgcctctccctctctctgcctctttctctctctctgcatctctctcttctctttctctctcttctctctgcatctctctctgcctctttctctctctctgcatctctcgctccctctttctctctctctgcatctctctcttctctttctccctctctctgcatctctctcttttctttctctctctctctctctctgtctctctctcctccctcatctctcccctttctccctctttctatctcATCTGTTGATCTCTTGTCTCTACTGCACTTCTCACTTTTCTTCCTCCTTGTCCCTCCTCTCTAGGGATGGTTTGTGAGAAGGGGATCCAGATCCTCCTCACCACCGTGGGGGCCTTTGCAGCCTTCTGCCTGATGACGGTTTCTATAGGGACGGACTACTGGCTGTACTCCCGTGCCTCCATCTGCAACAGCACCCGCAACCACTCGGACGACCCCCACAACAAGGACAAGAAGGACCCCGGAGCCCTCACCCACTCTGGCCTCTGGAGGATCTGCTGCCTGGAAGGTAGGCTACTTAAATGCTACTAACACACCATCTTGGATATGTGGGTGGagtgggagaggatggatagagggtaGACGGAAGCATGTGtggatcttgtgtgtgtgtgtgtgtgtgtgtgtgtgtgtgtgtgtgtgtgtgtgtgtgtgtgtgtgtgtgtgtgtgtgtgtatgacgtTGGAGGGGATGAGTTAGGACTGGTTCCATTTGAGCCTTTTGTCCTAATGTCCATTCTAGATTTAAAGgtacactatgcagaaatcactctgccatttcctggttgctaaaattctaatagttcgcctaatttcagtttatgtgacaaaacaaggcggtgtagtgtagagaatcattgtaccatctaaaccactgtgaaatatattttaaaaaatacaaaaatattgtattttcatctgtttgaagctggtgtacaaaaccaaaagtaaaagacgcaaaaacaaaacttaagaatggggagcatagaaatagcagatatagaacagatctaccacttcttactttactgactttattgcccccatggggaaattttgttgcagtgtcatgtacatgTTTAAAGTGGCgttaaaatacaaaacaaattgacaatacaactttcataacagttacataccaataaaaagagactagcctgctggccttactgggtcgataggaacattagcctgagctatttaggagggatatcacacctggcacaaattattgtctagttctgtttttcctgccgaggggtgccctatacctgcgccAGAGGGGAGTGGTAAAAAGTCTGGGTACAGGtgtggcttgggtctaaaattattttagacttgctttcaatgagaatgacagatctataactcacatttctatgtgaatttggttgggtcacccaaaaagtgacatattgcagttTTTAAGAGATTAGATACTATAAATACTAtgtataatagttggttatattGGTAATAGTTGGTAATAGTTGGTAATAGCTGGTAATAATTGGTAATAGGTGGTAATAGTTGGTAATAGCTGGTAATAGCTGGTAATAGCTGGTAATAGGTGGTAATAGTTGGTAATAGCTGGTAATAGTTGGCAATAGCTGGTATGATCAAAGTAAGGACTGTGGCTATTTTGGATCTGATGCAATACCAGTGCAGACCTCATGTCTGTGTCCTAATGCACTACCTGCAGTGTTGCTGTCTTGTGATATGCATAAGGACTGAATGGAATGGAGGGTCCATTACAAGGACGCTCAGAGTTGATGTTGTGCAGTTGTTTCGTGTCAGATGAGATGAATGGATGGTATGGTTACCATATGTTTCAGTGGAATTATGTAGTCAGCAGTGCTGCCGTAAAGGTCATTATAATGTGAAGCAATGCACATGCTGAGTTTATGAGCTCCTTGGAAAATCTGGAACGTGGAAATACTGGAAGAGGAAACTCTTTCCTAGGCTTTCCCAGTGGACTGATGTTTCTGTTTAATGATTTCCAAGGAGGATCAAATCaattgttattggtcacatacacgtgtttagcagatgttattgcgggtgtagtgaaatactTATCTAACAAGTCATATCTaataatttcacaacatatacctgtaaccctctcaccaggctcgaatttgACTCTCACGATATTACCTTACATAGAATATATCAActgcatgggatgttaggtgagaaggacatctccaataagaatcccTATTATAAACTATCTAGGGTGATGAcaaatagggtattaacttcagatggaATGATTATAGATTTTTGTTATTGTATAAGGATATActttcccatgcattaaattaaattgaaacagtaaatgactccaccaaggcaacatacataaGGTTCAAGGTGTGTattattacattttcaatgcaccacatcaaaataaataaaaataataatccccaatgagtcgtgcacaacccatgtccaaattatttcaagctTGCTTAACCCGTTGGCGCGCGTTGCAgctcaaaaaaaaaaatgccGACACACTTAAAGTCCAGAAGCACCCCACTgttgtggttactcactactcgtagatattccctcagcgaagtatagCAGTTCtgtgcaggtttcctcacaagaTCCACAGCAAGCACAGCTATCAATGCAGACAGTACTCTTTAGCAGTAACCGATAGCCCATGGGAACATGAACTCGTTAATCTTAATCATCtttcacacgatgctaggctaacctcaaggctgtcaaatacctccacgatgagatggtagcttcagtctttactaagtctaAACATAATTATAACAACTCTCTTATAAAATAAAATCGGTATTTCCCTTCAAAACTcggtaggtatgggttttgttctatttTTATCGTCTTCTGTTATAATTCTTCTTCACCAACGGTCATAATGTAATGTCCATCCTTTTCTcaacgtctctctccctctttttttccGCAGGCCTCCCGTTATCCAGGTCAACtctcccattggccacagcttaacaagcgaccttattggtcaaaacttaaacttaaaAGTAAAACaacctattcacttatacatGAATGAAATACTTCTTCAAAagaaatgcattaacaacattacaattCGGGAGCAATTCAATCACCTTTTAAAtctaataccaattaattataacaaataaactcaatacttggttctacataggcgtacatagacccattatcagcaaccatctgATAATTAcccgttgtgttagctaatccaagtttagcattttaaaaggctaattgatcattagaaaacccttttgcaattatgttaacacggctgaaaactgttgttctgattaaagaagcaataaaactggccttctttagactagttgagtatctggagcatcagcatttgtgggttcgattacaggctcaaaatggccagaaacaaagacctttcttctgaaactcgtcagtctattcttgttctgagaaaacaaggctattccatgcgagaaattgtcaagaaactgaagatctcatacaacgttgtgtactactcccttcacagaacagcccaaactggctctaaccagaatagaaagagtagtgggaggccctggtgcacaactgagcaagaggacaagtacattagagtgtctagtcctcaactggcagcttcattaattagtacccgcaaaacaccagtctcaacgtcaacagtgaagaggcgactccgaaaTGCTGGacttctagacagagttgcaaagaaaaagccatatctcagtctggccaataaaaagaaaagattaaggtgggaaaaagaacacagacactggacagagaaactctgcctagaaggccagcatcagaTTCCTGCCACTCTGGATTATTACACCGGATCATTAccccggatcatcgcagctatcTAGCAGCaaacgagtggctactgttagttaatacctctgtcccgaagcaagcaccagctagccttgagctagcttcgggctaggcccatataccagctaattctagggctacaatacctactttgccctttattgtcgacacggagccccaccgatccatcacgactgggcTGCCGACGTGATCGCCcaatgtggtctcaacaggctattctgttatgATGTCGGCGAAGAACCATCTACTAGCCCCCGCTTgctagcttttctgaacgctgtgtcccctgctcACCTAGCAtagtagtgactaccgaacagcaccctgactcacctattgctgctcttttgaccctatgatcactcggctacacagctgatgccccctggactgtttcaataacacggtacctcattttgtttacctgtcggccccagactcgaactcaggtcctgtatgtacctaactgacccgctctgcccattcatcaccatttacccgttgttgtcttagctctcctgatcaacacctgtgattgctttatgcctctctctaatgtcaatatgctgctgtcttggctagtttttattgttttatttcaccatAGAGACCTCAGTCCCAGCTCAAAaggccttagatagctctttcgtCTCAgcccacacacatgcggagacctcacctaggttaactggtgcctccagagacaaaacctctctcctcatcactcaaCGCCtaagtttacctccactgtactcacatcctaccatacccttgtctgtacattatgccttgaatcttttataccacgcccagaaatctgctccttttattctctgtccccaacgcactagacgaccagttcttatagcctttagccgtacccttatcctactcctctgttcccctgctgatgtagaggttaacccaggccctgtaggccccagttccactcctattccccaggcgttATCATTTGTTGACTattgtaaccgtaaaagccttggtttcatgcatgttagcatcagaagcctcctccctaagtttgttttattcactgctttagcacactccgccattCCTAATgccctagctgtgtctgaatcctggcttaggaaggccaccataaattctgaaatttccatccctaactacaacattttctgccaagatagaactgccaaagggggtggagttgcaatctactgcagagatagcctgcagagttctgtcatgctaccCAGGTCTGTgaccaaacagttcgagcttctacttttaaaaatccaccttcccagaaataagtctctcacagttgctgcttgttatagacccccctcagcccccagctgttccatggacaccatatgtgaattaattgccctccatttatcttcagagtttgtactgttaggtgacctaaactgggatatgcttaacaccctggccgtctTACAATCTAAGctcgatgccctcaatctcacacaaatgatcatggaacctaccaggtacaaccctaaatctgtaaacacgggcaccctcatagatatcatcctaaccaacctgccctctaaatacacctctgctgttttccggacctctggcagtctctatgggggtgccacagggttcaattctcgggccgactcttttctctgtatacatcaatgatgtcgctcttgctgctggtgattctctgatccacatctacacagacgacaccattctgtatacctctggcccttctttggacactgtgttaacaaaactccggacgagcttcaatgccatacaactctccttccgtggcttccaactgctcttaaatgcaagtaaaactaaatgcatgctcttcaaccgattgctgcccgcacccgtccGCCCAtcttgcatcactactctggacggttcttactgccctcgtaaaactgactgtcctaccgatccttgacttcggcaatgtcatttacaaaatagcctccagcactctactcagcaaatcggatgcagtctatcacagtgccatccgttttgtcaccaaagccccatatattacccaccactgcaacctgtatgctctcgttggctgtcccttgcttcatattcgtcgccaaacccactggctccaggtcatctttaagtctttgctaggtaaagccccgccttatttcagctcactggtcaccatagcagcacccacccgtagcacgtgctccagcaggtatatttcactggtcacccccaaagccaactccccctttggccgcctttccttccagttctctgctgccaatgactggaatgaattgcaaaaatcactgaagctggagacttatatctcccccACTaagtttaagcatcagctgtcagagcagcttaccgatcattgcacctgtacatagctcatctgtaaatagccgacccaactacctcatccccatattgttatttattttgttgcTTCTTTGCAccgcagtatctctacttgcacattcatcttctaaacatctatcactccagtgtttaattgctaaattgaaattatttcaccaatatggcctatttattgccttacctccctaatcgtacttcatttgcacacactctatatagacttttctattgtgttactgactgtacgtttgtttatcccatgtgtaactctgtgtcgcactgctttgctttatcttggccaggtcgcagttgtaaatgagaacttgttctcaactgaccaacctggttaaataaaggtgaaattaaaatgatatttaaaaaatgtgtatataggcagcagcctctctgtgttagtgatggctgtttaacagtctgattgccttgagatagaagctgtttttcagtttctcagTCCCAGCATTGACGCACCTGTACTAATCCCACCTTCTGgacgatagcggggtgaacaggcagtggcttgggtggttgttgtccttgatgatctttttggccttcttgtgacatcgggtgctgtaggtgtcctggaggtcaTGTAGTTTGcgcccggtgatgcgttgtgcaatAAGAACAACACAGCTTTAGAGTGGGTTCACATGAAGTTAAAGGGAAGAGTTCTGAACTGTATCTGTTCAGAGAGCTAGTACAGTACAGGCACTTTATCTATCAATACTGGATGTTTGTGGAGATTGTAATTTCTACCCTTCAAATGAATTTGTCATAAGGATACCACTTCATCCCTGAACTAAGGATGACTCCAGTGGTGAAGTAGGTAACAGGAGCTGATGGTCTagatgtacagtatacagtggtTGTATTCCTCATGTTCCATGGTGTCAGCAGATCAGGAAGTTGAAATCACCTGAAAAGAACCCCTCTCATCTCAGCCCATTCCTTCCATCACTGTCTTTAATTTATAACCTACCTTACACTCATCACCCTCTAGCACTGTGCTCACCAACCATGTGTTGGAAACCTGATTCAACTAGATCCATCGAGCctttgataagctgaatcaggtatATTACAGCTGGCCCTACAAACTCACTGCAGACCCTGTTGCCCAACCCTGCACCAGCCCAGTGATTTAACTGATGGGGTCTCTGAAAATGACAGTAGCCATCACGCCATCTCCACTCAGTCACTGCGGCACAAGCAGCGCATTTATAATACATTTAACTGCTCTGACATACAGGCTTTAGAAGGGGGAAGACAGGACAGGGCTGGATaggacagaatagaacagaataggaCAGTAGTTGAAGCTGAATGAATGGTGTTAGCTAGCTGCCGTATGTTTGTAGTCCCATCACTACTCCTCTATAAGGCATGTCGGGTAAGTCCCATCCTTGGCCTGGTCATTGTGCAAAGCACATTTGTCCTCATCTCTAAGCTTCCTGATAACAAAGCAGCCAATTAGAGATAAGCCCCAGCCCTCACAGCATTGCTGCAgtgctcctctctctcgctctctctctctctctctctcgctcttctcactaactccctctgtctctgcctctctctctgctctctctttactctctctctgctctctctttactctctctctgccctctctccctccctctctgctctctctctctctgctctctctctttactctctctgctctctctcgctcttctcactaactccctctgtctctctctgcctctctttaccctctctctctccctccctctctctctgctctctctatctctctctccctctctctttactctctctccgccctctttctctccctctctctctctgttctctctttctcgctcttctcactctctccctctgttgtctatctctctgctctctcgctcttctccctctctccctctgtcgtctctctctgcctctctcataCTCCCTCTGCCTCTGTCTGCTATCTCTCCCTTTacactctctcttccctccccgctatttctctctctcgctctctcctctctttctctctttctccctctctttccctctctctctctttcgctctctcctctctttctctctctcctctctttctctctcttctctctttctctctgtggtgCAGTGGAGCCTTCAGTGCTTTGGTATGGCTTAGAGGTCAAGTATCCTTGATGTCCGTAGAGTATTGAGTCAAGATGGGTGCTCAGAAGCCGTGCAATGATGCAGTGAAGTGTAGGTGCAATGGAAACAGAGGACATATTGGCTCTAAAAGATTTAAGCCCGCGGGTGGATGTCACACATTGCTGTGTTAGGGGCCAAAGGAGTGAGTGGATGGGGTATTCTCTGATTCGGCAGGTTGAGAGGATTCCAGattttcatttgtatttatttgtacctttctttaactaggcaaaatACTAGTAGGTCAGTACAGTCTTTCCCTTAGCTTTTAGTCAAAGCCCCCTAACATCACATTGTGGGCAGCAAATATTCAATATTCAACAGCAGTGATATGAGTGTTGATTCTTTAGATTGAATGCTGTTGTGGTGATGGTTCAAATAGAGAACACTGATCTTTGGGGCATTACTTAGAGGCAGCCTCTACTGCCCATGTAGGTCAGTTTCACCCTCCAGTACGTTTCTTACAGAGTTAAAAGGTAAGTGAATGGAAGTGAGTGAAACTCAGGTCATTTTGGCTCTATCCAGCTGTTTCTCTGTTTCAAGTGTAGCAAGAACAGCTGTGGAGTAGTTGCTCCCTAGACACTGGTTTTCCCACCTAATGGTTATGGTTAACATTGGGAGAGAGGgttaactgatcctagatctgtaccaatGGGGAACTACTTCCTGGTTTAGAGCCAAAATGGTGTCTGTCAGGGGGTTTAGCTGACACCCCCCTCTGTGCCATCTCTTTCTTTACAGACGACAACCATGGAAATAAAAGAACAATGAGAAAGAGACAAGCTCACCCCACAtctgtccttctctccctcctccgtaTGTGTCTCATCATTCCATCACTCCAACTCTCTCACAATCCATCCATCAGCCAGCACCAGTCGTGTGCTGTCATCACCGTGcgtccgtccgtccatctgtctgtctgcagtagaGCCACAAGACCCCAGCGGGTagctatctgtctgcctgtctgcctgtatgGATGGCTCtctgtgttggggtgtgtgtgggggtgagtTAGTGTGTTCATTCAGTTACTGCATGCTCTTATTCAGAAAGGACCACAGTGAAATTACTATTTTTAAGTGAATATTGGTATTCACTGTGGATCActctaaataaaacatttcttatTAGAACTATACATACATATATGCTGGTACCCTTTCTACATTAAATTAGTGTTTTTCTACCCAGCACCTGATGACAAATAatgtatgtatgtgagtgtgaTACTAATGAGATACTGCATGACCTTAACGGGGCAAGGACatctgatctagaatcagttccTAAGGGCAGAGAGTGTGGATGTTTTGTGTTGGGGATGCGTACTGTTCTGTCCTCAGACCTACCTGGGAAGGGTGAACAATGACAGGACAGAACCTGAGGCACAACCAGTCTgcagtttctctctctcatgcctttttctcttcctctttctctcttgctctctttttaTATGCTAATATAAACTGCTGTTTCTTTTTCTGATGAAACTCTGTGGAGTGGAGCTGATGCATGTGCTGAtgtataaagtgtgtgtgtacgtgtgtgtgtgtgtgtgtgtgtgtgtgtgtgtgtgtgtgtgtgtgtgtgtgtgtgtgtgtgtgtgtgtgtgtgtgtgtgtgtgtgtgtgtgtgtgtgtgtgtgtgtgtgtgtgtgtgagatagagtGTGTGGGTATTCTGTTCTAacacccacccctccctctctctctctctctctctctctctctctctctctctctctctctctctctctctcaggggtgaagaggggagtatgttctcagatcaaccacttCCCTGAGGATGCTGACTTTGACCATGATGGGCCTGAGTATGTTCTACGTAAGTCAACATCTGATGTACctgaggaggtggaggtgttattagtcacatgagccgaatacaacaggtgtagaccttaccgtgaaatgcttactttacaagcccttaaccaacaatgcagttcaagaaagagttaagaaaatatttaccttaataaactaaagtaaaaaatgataaaaagtaacacaataaaataacaataacgaggctatatacagggggtaccagtaccgagtcaatgtgcgggggtacaggttagtcgaggtagtttatacatgtaggttggggtaaAGTGACAATGCGTAGATAATAGACTgctagtagcagcagtgtaaaaacaaaggggggtcaatgtaaatagtccgggtggccatttgattaattgttcagcagtcttatagcttgggggtagaagctgttatggagccttttggacctagacttggtgctccggtaccgctttctgTGCGGTAgcaagagaacagtctataatttgggtggctggagtctttgactattTTTTGTGGTCTAAAATGAAAAtaatttgaatcaggtgtgttgggcagggctggaacaaaaccctGCACACACTGTTGCCACCCCCAGGACGGGAGTTCCCCATAACTGATACACAGCCTAACTCATCCACAACTGTAAACCACTTTTTACAGAAGCCTTAGACCACATAGAGTAGTTAGATCTCACTCCTGAAGACCAGGAGAAAATAAGCTGTGTTTGAATAAAACATGTTAGTGTTTGTATGAAGTCGAGGGATAATGTGCTGCCCTAGTTCACGGGTGTTCCTCCAGGCCACACCTGTGTGGGTGTTCCGTGCCGCACTATGTGTGCCCGTCCCACAATGCAGCAGGAGAAGACTGTGTACTGTTCACTATGTAGCCACGGCATTTGGCTGGCATTTACTTTGGCATTTCTGTCCTCTGGCCTATGTCCtagatgggagaggagtggtgaagtgtgtgtgtgtgtgtctgtcctgggGGGTATCAGAGTTGATGCCTCTTGGGAAAGAGCTGATACAATTAAACACTCACTAGCTTGGCCACATGGTAATTCATTTGCTCACAGCAGAAAACAGCTGTTTATTTCTCATCCTCTCCCTCTGATTCTATCTGCTACTTTGACcctttctctttcccctccctctctttttatcaccaacttcctctctctcttattctctctctccctcttctctctcttttatcacccacttcctctctctctctacttctctcttcttctctctctcttcttctctctcacttgttctctctcacttcccctccttctctcttcatcacccacttcctctctctctcttcttctctctcacttgttctctctcacctcccctcgCTCTCCCCGTCACTGTCCCGTCActgtcctgtccctctctctctgtaggtatGGTCAGGGCTTCCAACATCTTCCCTATCCTCAGTGCTATCCTGCTGTTGATGGGAGGGGTGTGTATCGGTCTCAGTCGCTTCTATAAGCACAAGAGGAACATCGTCCTGGGAGCAGGCATTCTCTTTGTGGCTGCAGGTGCACTAACTAACTCCTGTCagacctgtctgtgtgtctgtgtgtgtgtctgtgattatTTCTGTGTCTTTATGTGTCTATCTAAGTCTCTTAGTATGTATACATATGTTTATGTTCTTTTGATGTAAAGTCATGTCTTTCCTCCTGCTCTcctgctctggataacatgacagagagagagagagagtgcgtgtgtgtgtgtatgtgtgtgtatgtgtgtgtatatcctcatctgtgtgtgtatgtgtgtatatatatccttgtgtgtttttgtctgtgcgtgtgcgtgtgtttgtataTCCTCATTtgtcccctgtctcccccaggtCTGAGCAACATCATCGGTGTGATCGTGTACATCTCTGCAGCGCTGGGAGACATCTCCCCTAAGAAGGACGAAGACAAGAAGTGGCAGTACAGCTACGGCTGGTCCTTCTACTTCGGAGGCCTGTCCTTCATCATGGCTGAGATGGTGGGCGTTCTGGCCGTCAACATTTACATCGAAAAGAACAAGGAGCTTCGCTGCCGTTCGCGCACTGACATCTTCAAGGGGACCACGCACGCCATGCTCCGCCTACCCAGCTACCGCTTCCGCCGTCGCTCCCGCTCCTCATCCCGCTCTACTGACCCCTCACGCTCCCGAGACCCCTCGCCGGTGGGGGGAGGCGGGGGGAAGAATTTTGGCCTGCCCCCCTCGGCCATGCTCTCCCAGGGGCCCATGTCTGTGGCCACGCTGCCCAACCCTCACTCTCGCTCCCACACCACCCTGGCGGGGGGTGACATCTCCCTCTACACTCTGTCCCGCGACCCCAAGCTGGCTGGCCTGCCCCCCATGTACGGCACCGTGGACCGCGCCACCCTCTACCAGCTCCACAACTGCTTCCCCAAGgacgggggaggagggggaggagggggtgtgatgATGAGCGGCACGCTGCCCTCTCTGAAGTCCCACAACCCCTCGCTATCCCAGAATTCCTCCAACTCCAACGCACCCATGGGCAACTCGGTGGGCTCG is a window of Salmo trutta chromosome 37, fSalTru1.1, whole genome shotgun sequence DNA encoding:
- the LOC115176866 gene encoding voltage-dependent calcium channel gamma-8 subunit isoform X2, which translates into the protein MESKDRNSAAGMVCEKGIQILLTTVGAFAAFCLMTVSIGTDYWLYSRASICNSTRNHSDDPHNKDKKDPGALTHSGLWRICCLEGVKRGVCSQINHFPEDADFDHDGPEYVLRLSNIIGVIVYISAALGDISPKKDEDKKWQYSYGWSFYFGGLSFIMAEMVGVLAVNIYIEKNKELRCRSRTDIFKGTTHAMLRLPSYRFRRRSRSSSRSTDPSRSRDPSPVGGGGGKNFGLPPSAMLSQGPMSVATLPNPHSRSHTTLAGGDISLYTLSRDPKLAGLPPMYGTVDRATLYQLHNCFPKDGGGGGGGGVMMSGTLPSLKSHNPSLSQNSSNSNAPMGNSVGSGPPPFSSSTVERERGMGTLDRLKGDRESNSNTLNRKTTPV
- the LOC115176866 gene encoding voltage-dependent calcium channel gamma-4 subunit isoform X1, which translates into the protein MESKDRNSAAGMVCEKGIQILLTTVGAFAAFCLMTVSIGTDYWLYSRASICNSTRNHSDDPHNKDKKDPGALTHSGLWRICCLEGVKRGVCSQINHFPEDADFDHDGPEYVLRMVRASNIFPILSAILLLMGGVCIGLSRFYKHKRNIVLGAGILFVAAGLSNIIGVIVYISAALGDISPKKDEDKKWQYSYGWSFYFGGLSFIMAEMVGVLAVNIYIEKNKELRCRSRTDIFKGTTHAMLRLPSYRFRRRSRSSSRSTDPSRSRDPSPVGGGGGKNFGLPPSAMLSQGPMSVATLPNPHSRSHTTLAGGDISLYTLSRDPKLAGLPPMYGTVDRATLYQLHNCFPKDGGGGGGGGVMMSGTLPSLKSHNPSLSQNSSNSNAPMGNSVGSGPPPFSSSTVERERGMGTLDRLKGDRESNSNTLNRKTTPV